In the genome of Photobacterium sp. TLY01, one region contains:
- a CDS encoding GNAT family N-acetyltransferase, with protein sequence MLIKRPGSRYQLSPFTTQDYSLLMDWVTDEEFNLLWGGPVYQFPLTIEQIKKHIAHPEVHPYLFQVEDQPKGYIELYQSSPKHCRICRVLVADESDRGKGYGRKLLDMAVEKAGSEFGAEVVSLAVFEHNFRAVNCYRGMGFETYQADRATRVFNGEPWTLLQMKKLL encoded by the coding sequence ATGCTTATTAAACGGCCAGGCTCCCGGTATCAACTGAGTCCATTTACTACACAAGACTATTCATTGCTCATGGACTGGGTAACGGATGAGGAGTTTAATTTACTTTGGGGAGGGCCTGTGTATCAGTTTCCTCTGACCATAGAACAGATTAAGAAACATATTGCCCACCCCGAAGTTCATCCCTATTTATTTCAGGTCGAGGATCAGCCAAAAGGCTATATTGAGTTATACCAGTCATCGCCCAAACACTGCCGGATTTGTCGCGTCTTAGTGGCAGATGAATCGGACCGCGGCAAGGGTTATGGCCGGAAGTTACTGGATATGGCAGTGGAAAAAGCAGGGTCTGAATTCGGGGCCGAGGTGGTATCACTGGCAGTGTTTGAGCACAATTTTCGTGCAGTCAACTGTTATCGCGGGATGGGCTTTGAAACGTATCAGGCAGATAGGGCCACCCGTGTTTTCAATGGTGAACCCTGGACTTTGCTGCAAATGAAGAAGTTATTGTAA
- a CDS encoding GNAT family N-acetyltransferase, with protein MKDNVHLVGAFVRGALAGIGAVKMMDDDGQYGEIKRMFVLDNYRGLGISRQIMDALHQYLKHNGVSIARLETGVNQPESIGLYQTLGYRVCEPYGQYQSHPLSIFMELDLNSLDG; from the coding sequence ATGAAGGACAATGTTCATCTGGTCGGCGCCTTTGTACGCGGCGCGTTAGCCGGTATTGGGGCGGTGAAAATGATGGATGATGACGGGCAGTACGGCGAAATCAAGCGTATGTTTGTACTGGATAATTACCGCGGTCTGGGGATATCCCGGCAAATTATGGATGCTTTGCATCAGTACCTGAAGCACAATGGAGTCAGCATTGCCCGTCTGGAAACCGGTGTGAATCAGCCTGAATCCATTGGTTTATATCAGACCCTGGGCTATCGGGTTTGTGAGCCTTACGGTCAGTATCAGTCGCACCCGCTCAGTATTTTCATGGAACTCGACCTGAATTCACTGGACGGTTAG
- a CDS encoding LuxR C-terminal-related transcriptional regulator has translation MKKLTFSISCIKLDEISKLSARQIEETLFVLDSAGVTSKFSEKYLSIMADKEVIPSEILINVCTDIKVDELKKWPNLVGVFYTSDSLELLSEGLLKIQNGELWFSRKLCQELISEYRSTQANIPKMSVELTTREKEIMQLLVSGASNSQIAESLFVSENTVKTHLHNVFKKIKVKNRLQAFMWAKNHTFNSLLS, from the coding sequence GTGAAGAAGCTTACCTTTTCTATAAGTTGTATCAAACTGGATGAAATCAGTAAGTTATCAGCCAGGCAAATTGAAGAAACTTTGTTCGTTTTAGATTCTGCCGGCGTGACATCAAAATTTAGTGAAAAGTATCTGAGCATCATGGCTGATAAAGAAGTGATACCTTCTGAAATTCTAATTAATGTGTGCACAGATATAAAAGTTGATGAGCTTAAGAAATGGCCGAATCTGGTGGGTGTTTTCTATACCAGTGACTCGCTTGAATTGTTATCTGAAGGGTTGTTAAAGATACAAAATGGGGAGTTATGGTTCAGCCGTAAGTTATGCCAGGAACTGATTTCTGAATACCGAAGCACGCAAGCCAATATACCTAAGATGAGCGTGGAATTAACGACGCGGGAAAAGGAAATTATGCAGTTGTTGGTGTCCGGCGCATCTAATTCACAAATTGCCGAGTCTTTATTCGTCAGTGAAAATACAGTGAAAACACATCTTCATAATGTGTTTAAAAAAATTAAAGTCAAGAACCGCCTGCAGGCGTTTATGTGGGCTAAGAATCATACATTCAATAGTTTATTATCATGA
- a CDS encoding oxidoreductase codes for MIREKYCFALLYSYLCIYTQITHNNEGYVIFRKLVSPLYHHVLITGLLFAGLAAVFPVFALTPPPLTLKGQSAENAPIEVRLTRDDIASFPQQSVTTSMPWVNGKATFSGVNLQTLLTHYQLKPGTIHLTALNQFTAELNWQDMETYQPVLAVRHNDEWMRVRDYGPFWLVFALDTYPNLIDKGFLEKMVWQINEINVVP; via the coding sequence TTGATAAGAGAAAAGTATTGCTTTGCGCTTTTATATAGCTATCTTTGTATTTACACACAAATCACACACAACAATGAGGGATATGTGATTTTCCGGAAGCTTGTTTCACCGCTTTATCATCATGTCCTCATCACAGGCTTGCTGTTTGCAGGTCTTGCGGCTGTTTTTCCTGTTTTTGCTCTCACGCCACCCCCGTTAACATTAAAAGGACAATCAGCGGAAAATGCCCCCATCGAAGTCCGCCTGACGCGGGATGATATCGCCAGTTTCCCCCAGCAATCCGTCACTACCTCCATGCCCTGGGTCAATGGCAAGGCAACATTTTCCGGCGTTAACCTGCAAACGCTGTTAACGCACTATCAACTCAAACCCGGCACCATACATTTGACGGCCCTGAATCAATTTACCGCTGAGTTAAACTGGCAAGATATGGAAACCTATCAACCTGTACTGGCGGTACGTCACAATGATGAATGGATGCGCGTACGTGATTACGGCCCCTTCTGGCTTGTTTTTGCACTGGATACGTACCCGAACCTCATTGATAAGGGCTTTCTAGAAAAAATGGTCTGGCAGATCAACGAAATTAACGTGGTGCCATGA
- a CDS encoding GGDEF domain-containing protein, translating to MKKLLFFAAPLLIVFTFVSVSSLESNAESVSKDQNLASWFMMQLGDEYNEFIYQLQRYEAGRADHNDVLLQYEILLSRFNSIQVNSQVNRLHSTFGSLQSFNHHYQIVKGYEASLQQLTPQNVAELTLTIKDNYDQLMNYALKTFLFTNNVLRSKLDKFISLRWLIHASLFSTLLIGVMMIYLLMKESKTHHQLAMYDSLTGIHNRLWLNRKLKDLEKGGKDFAFFLIDLNGFKEVNDTLGHGAGDQLLKTVARRLDNLTHDGMYVARMGGDEFAVIQVFPQSVNQAYVSNFLMNTLDHVLKIPIQLRHRELSLSASIGLSVYTPGSKSLSELLQEADFAMYEMKQQFKAEHPYPITNLEHPAPDASQGFTKRQ from the coding sequence ATGAAAAAGCTGCTTTTTTTTGCAGCTCCCCTGCTGATTGTATTTACTTTTGTGTCTGTGAGTTCTCTGGAATCCAACGCAGAGTCTGTCAGTAAAGATCAGAATCTGGCCAGTTGGTTCATGATGCAACTGGGTGATGAATACAATGAATTCATTTACCAGCTTCAGCGCTATGAGGCCGGGCGTGCAGATCATAACGATGTCTTACTCCAGTATGAAATACTGCTCAGCCGCTTTAATTCCATTCAGGTCAACAGTCAGGTGAACCGCCTTCACAGCACATTTGGCTCATTGCAGTCGTTCAACCATCACTATCAGATCGTGAAAGGCTATGAAGCTTCGCTGCAACAGCTCACCCCACAGAATGTGGCTGAGCTGACCCTGACAATCAAAGATAACTACGATCAGTTGATGAACTATGCATTGAAAACATTCCTCTTTACCAACAATGTGTTGCGCTCAAAACTAGACAAGTTTATTTCTCTGCGCTGGCTGATTCATGCATCCCTGTTTTCCACCTTGCTGATCGGTGTCATGATGATTTATTTGCTGATGAAAGAGTCAAAAACACATCATCAGCTGGCAATGTATGACTCATTAACCGGTATCCATAACCGGCTTTGGCTCAACCGGAAGTTAAAGGATCTGGAGAAAGGCGGCAAAGATTTTGCGTTTTTCCTGATCGACCTGAACGGGTTTAAAGAGGTCAATGATACGCTGGGACATGGTGCCGGAGACCAACTGTTAAAAACAGTCGCGCGGCGACTTGATAACCTGACACACGATGGCATGTATGTCGCCCGGATGGGAGGAGATGAATTTGCGGTGATCCAGGTTTTCCCTCAGTCCGTCAATCAGGCGTATGTGTCGAACTTTCTGATGAACACACTGGACCACGTGCTCAAAATCCCCATTCAGCTCCGCCATCGTGAGTTATCGCTGTCGGCCAGTATTGGCCTGAGCGTGTACACCCCGGGCAGTAAGAGCCTGTCCGAACTGTTGCAGGAGGCAGATTTTGCAATGTATGAGATGAAACAGCAATTCAAAGCGGAGCACCCATACCCAATCACCAACCTGGAACACCCGGCTCCAGATGCCTCCCAAGGGTTTACCAAGCGCCAGTAA
- a CDS encoding curlin subunit CsgB — protein MKYQAFKYSNAVALLGVILSFSAFSSDLAKNELSRVSELSDDFNNAAKVELINAYDSSAKINQTHLFGSGNKALVRQSGYNNNANIDQIGGGNLSYIEQNGNDNYAAIYQAGWNNEGAIIQNGNQNRAVLSQAGIGLSETINQDGDGNVAYVIDKPNVNYSGFNINQSGNEQILIVNGMNKQITVH, from the coding sequence ATGAAGTATCAAGCTTTTAAGTATTCGAATGCAGTAGCCTTATTGGGTGTTATTTTAAGTTTTTCCGCGTTCTCAAGTGATTTGGCAAAAAATGAATTAAGTCGAGTTTCTGAATTGTCTGATGACTTTAATAATGCGGCAAAAGTTGAATTAATAAATGCATATGACAGTTCAGCGAAAATTAACCAAACGCATTTATTTGGCTCAGGTAACAAAGCATTAGTCAGACAGTCAGGCTATAACAATAATGCCAATATTGATCAGATTGGCGGGGGGAACCTCTCTTATATCGAACAAAATGGTAATGATAATTATGCTGCCATTTATCAGGCCGGGTGGAATAACGAAGGCGCAATTATACAAAATGGCAACCAGAATCGTGCGGTACTTTCCCAAGCGGGAATAGGGCTTAGCGAAACCATCAACCAGGATGGTGATGGCAATGTGGCTTACGTCATTGACAAGCCAAATGTGAATTACTCTGGTTTTAATATTAATCAATCGGGTAATGAGCAAATACTAATCGTCAACGGAATGAATAAACAAATTACAGTCCATTAA
- the cls gene encoding cardiolipin synthase, whose translation MDHVYQVLAWLSLFTYWVAIAAVTMRVVFKRRVVGVSLAWLMIIYIIPIGGIIAYLLFGELNLGKKRALRAEEMFEPFASWFKQLYNCPGHQPQLMKLHTKPIHDLCRNRLGIPALVGNSMTLQNTPQAVLRSLISDIQQAHRAIHLEFYIWHPGGLADEVATALILAAKRGVKVRLLLDSAGSMRFFRSHWPRLMQHAGIELTEALAVSPLRMFLRRLDIRQHRKIVVIDAQIAYTGSMNLVDPAFFKTDAGVGQWIDVMVRVTGPAVSVLNCIQAWDWEVETGQRYLPPVPECDATPADGDMDMIQVIPSGPGMPDEIIHQVLLISIYQARERLVITTPYFVPSEHLLHALISAAERGIEVHIVIPAKNDSVMVEWASRSFFAELLNAGVLIHRFNGGLLHTKSVVVDDTHCLIGTVNLDMRSLWLNFEVTLAVDNPLFTAQLAQLQQEYIKHATRIDPAKWRQRSLGHKFLEQCFYMFSPLL comes from the coding sequence ATGGATCACGTTTATCAAGTCTTAGCCTGGCTCAGCCTGTTCACCTACTGGGTGGCCATTGCGGCTGTGACGATGCGGGTGGTATTCAAACGTCGTGTGGTGGGTGTGTCACTGGCATGGCTGATGATTATCTACATCATTCCGATTGGTGGCATTATTGCCTACCTCTTGTTTGGCGAGCTCAATCTTGGCAAAAAACGGGCATTGCGTGCCGAAGAAATGTTTGAACCTTTTGCCAGCTGGTTCAAACAGTTATATAACTGTCCCGGTCACCAGCCTCAGCTGATGAAGCTGCATACCAAACCGATTCACGACCTGTGCCGGAACCGCCTGGGTATCCCGGCGTTAGTCGGGAACAGCATGACATTACAAAACACCCCGCAAGCGGTGCTGCGTTCACTGATTTCAGACATCCAACAAGCCCATCGCGCGATTCATCTGGAATTTTATATCTGGCACCCGGGTGGCCTGGCCGACGAAGTGGCGACCGCACTGATTCTTGCAGCTAAACGGGGGGTAAAAGTCAGATTACTGCTCGATTCCGCCGGCAGTATGCGTTTCTTTCGCTCTCACTGGCCGCGATTAATGCAACATGCCGGGATTGAATTAACAGAAGCGCTGGCTGTCAGTCCGCTGCGTATGTTCCTGAGAAGGTTGGATATCCGCCAGCACCGTAAAATTGTTGTCATTGATGCGCAGATTGCCTACACAGGTTCAATGAATCTGGTCGATCCCGCATTTTTCAAAACAGATGCCGGTGTCGGTCAATGGATCGATGTGATGGTACGAGTCACAGGACCTGCCGTCTCAGTGCTCAATTGTATTCAGGCCTGGGACTGGGAAGTTGAAACCGGACAACGCTACCTGCCCCCTGTACCTGAATGCGATGCCACCCCTGCAGACGGCGATATGGACATGATCCAGGTGATTCCGTCCGGCCCCGGCATGCCGGATGAAATCATTCATCAGGTCCTGCTGATCAGTATTTATCAGGCCAGAGAGCGCCTTGTCATCACGACCCCCTACTTTGTACCCAGCGAGCATTTATTGCATGCGCTGATCAGTGCAGCAGAACGTGGCATAGAGGTGCATATTGTCATTCCGGCCAAAAACGATTCTGTCATGGTCGAATGGGCCAGCCGCTCGTTTTTTGCTGAGTTGCTCAATGCCGGTGTCTTGATTCACCGTTTTAACGGCGGCCTGCTGCATACAAAATCGGTTGTTGTTGACGACACCCACTGCCTGATCGGCACAGTCAATCTGGACATGCGGAGTCTGTGGCTGAATTTCGAAGTGACACTAGCGGTCGATAATCCCTTATTCACAGCGCAATTAGCACAATTACAGCAAGAGTATATAAAACATGCCACCCGGATTGATCCGGCAAAATGGCGCCAGCGTTCTTTAGGACACAAATTTCTTGAACAATGCTTTTATATGTTCAGTCCGTTACTTTAA
- a CDS encoding curli assembly protein CsgF: protein MKGKVCCLLFMSFWTIDVSATELIYTPVNPNFGGSPLNGSYLLAGANAINDYKPPQENSLLGEDESSIQRLAANLESRLIGQLLSDVGNGNTGQLSTDDFLLNIVDNNGSLMIQVTDKATGETSTIQVSGLVPDM, encoded by the coding sequence ATGAAAGGGAAGGTATGTTGTTTATTGTTTATGAGTTTCTGGACAATTGATGTCTCAGCAACCGAACTGATATATACACCGGTGAACCCTAATTTTGGTGGAAGCCCATTAAATGGTAGTTATTTATTAGCGGGAGCCAATGCCATTAATGATTATAAACCGCCACAAGAAAACAGTTTGCTGGGTGAAGACGAAAGCAGTATACAAAGGCTGGCGGCGAACCTGGAGTCCCGTCTCATCGGCCAGTTACTTTCGGATGTCGGTAACGGCAATACAGGGCAACTCAGTACGGATGATTTCCTGTTGAATATCGTCGACAACAATGGTTCTTTGATGATTCAAGTCACGGATAAGGCAACAGGCGAAACATCCACGATTCAAGTTAGTGGCTTAGTGCCGGATATGTAA
- a CDS encoding SRPBCC domain-containing protein: protein MSLEQFKYVSYIAAKDTDVWNALLDPKMTQQYWGHVNESDWKVGSRWAHIRADGSEVEDVTGKVLLIHPPHHLVLSWQETGGHHGVMHSSQVSVALENLGEDTRITVIHSDLQSGSLSYQDVSEGWPAVISNLKTLLETGHVMASDIWSAN, encoded by the coding sequence ATGAGCTTGGAACAATTCAAATATGTCAGCTATATCGCGGCAAAAGACACTGATGTCTGGAACGCTTTGCTGGATCCGAAAATGACCCAGCAATATTGGGGGCATGTGAATGAATCTGACTGGAAAGTGGGCAGTCGGTGGGCGCATATTCGGGCTGATGGCTCCGAAGTTGAAGATGTGACGGGAAAAGTACTCTTGATTCACCCGCCTCACCATTTAGTGCTGAGCTGGCAGGAAACCGGTGGACATCATGGCGTGATGCATTCATCTCAGGTGAGTGTTGCGCTGGAAAACCTGGGGGAAGATACCCGAATCACAGTGATCCACAGTGATTTACAATCGGGTTCGCTGAGTTATCAGGATGTCAGTGAGGGCTGGCCTGCGGTGATCAGCAATTTAAAAACCTTGCTGGAAACGGGCCATGTGATGGCCAGTGATATCTGGTCAGCCAATTAG
- a CDS encoding CsgG/HfaB family protein: MRLIALLCSALILGGCSQSMSIPAPKDEPTLMPRGATYLDLTSLPLPRGPVYVSVYDFRDQTGQYKPQPNSNFSTAVPQGGAAMLTTALLNSKWFIPLEREGLQNLLTERKIIRAAQSKHETPKNHGNHLPSLMAANIMVEGGIIAYDTNIQTGGAGARYLGIGLSSQYRTDQVTVNVRAVDIRSGRILLSVTTSKTILSQELQTGIFKFIDYKDLLEAELGITTNEPVNVAVMSAIDSAVIQMVVDGIKTNLWKLRNPSDMSNPVIQKYSGTTQPII; this comes from the coding sequence ATGAGACTCATTGCCTTATTGTGTTCGGCATTAATTTTAGGTGGCTGCTCTCAGTCTATGAGTATTCCTGCCCCTAAAGATGAGCCAACACTGATGCCACGAGGGGCGACTTATTTAGATTTAACCTCTTTGCCTTTACCCCGAGGCCCGGTTTATGTGTCGGTTTATGATTTCCGGGATCAAACCGGTCAGTATAAACCTCAGCCGAACAGTAACTTCTCTACTGCTGTACCGCAAGGCGGGGCGGCTATGTTAACAACCGCATTACTCAATTCTAAGTGGTTCATTCCCTTAGAGCGAGAAGGGTTACAGAACTTACTGACAGAACGTAAGATTATTCGTGCTGCGCAGAGTAAACACGAGACACCGAAAAATCATGGTAATCATCTTCCCTCTTTGATGGCAGCCAATATCATGGTTGAAGGCGGGATTATTGCTTACGATACCAATATTCAGACCGGCGGCGCGGGTGCGAGATACTTGGGGATCGGGTTATCTTCTCAGTACCGGACTGATCAGGTCACGGTGAATGTCAGGGCGGTGGATATTCGCAGTGGCCGTATTTTGCTCAGTGTGACAACCAGTAAGACAATCCTGTCTCAGGAGCTGCAAACCGGTATTTTTAAATTTATAGATTATAAAGATCTTTTAGAGGCTGAATTGGGCATCACAACAAATGAACCTGTAAATGTTGCTGTTATGTCGGCGATAGATTCTGCAGTCATACAAATGGTTGTCGATGGGATAAAGACAAATCTGTGGAAACTTAGAAATCCTTCAGATATGTCTAATCCTGTGATTCAGAAATATTCAGGCACCACTCAGCCGATTATTTAG
- a CDS encoding curli production assembly/transport protein CsgE: MKFRYLIIACLIIVLPAVSSEKDGSIESSKPIENGPSLENDEPLEVQDRLESLDSLREIDGVVIDRTMTRLGEEFYSLFAQKLEDQLDELKENISVKERPTALSGSIITVFHRQNIIYRTALSPGRQNIEEKTDQAVSAVKNYVLRWRIERYLKDTFDIDYDEI, encoded by the coding sequence ATGAAATTTCGATATTTGATAATTGCCTGTCTGATCATTGTGTTGCCTGCTGTGAGTTCAGAAAAGGATGGATCGATTGAATCATCAAAACCGATTGAGAATGGACCTTCACTGGAGAATGATGAGCCGCTAGAAGTTCAGGACCGATTGGAAAGCTTAGATAGTTTGCGTGAAATTGATGGTGTAGTGATCGACAGAACAATGACTCGACTGGGTGAAGAGTTTTATTCTCTCTTTGCACAAAAGTTAGAAGATCAACTGGATGAGCTAAAAGAAAATATCTCGGTGAAAGAAAGGCCGACAGCCTTATCGGGCAGTATTATTACTGTATTTCATCGGCAGAACATCATATACAGAACGGCGTTATCTCCGGGAAGGCAGAATATTGAAGAGAAAACAGATCAGGCTGTTTCAGCGGTTAAGAATTATGTATTGAGATGGCGGATAGAAAGGTATTTAAAAGATACCTTCGATATTGACTACGACGAAATTTAA